From a region of the Streptomyces sp. NBC_01454 genome:
- a CDS encoding ATP-binding protein → MLERKVRHADLKAVGEVRRELRQLLSRWTVPGGGELMEVATLLTSELVTNALVHAEGGAVVTARVDDRLRVEVRDFVPGRPEPRAPTTDGTSGRGLMLVRSLADAWGIRTESLGKSVWFELGGGPA, encoded by the coding sequence ATGCTGGAGCGCAAGGTGCGCCATGCGGACCTGAAGGCGGTCGGCGAGGTCCGCCGGGAGCTGCGCCAGCTGCTGAGCCGCTGGACGGTACCGGGCGGCGGCGAACTCATGGAGGTCGCCACACTGCTCACCAGCGAGCTGGTCACCAACGCCCTGGTGCACGCCGAGGGCGGTGCCGTCGTCACCGCCCGGGTCGATGACCGGCTGCGGGTGGAGGTCCGGGACTTCGTCCCCGGCCGCCCCGAGCCGCGCGCACCGACCACGGACGGGACCTCCGGCCGCGGGCTGATGCTGGTGCGTTCCTTAGCCGATGCCTGGGGGATCCGCACCGAGAGCCTCGGCAAGAGCGTGTGGTTCGAGCTGGGCGGCGGACCAGCCTGA
- a CDS encoding dienelactone hydrolase family protein: MAEVLVFHHGHGLTAGVREFAEQLRRAGHTVHVPDLFEGRVFDKLEDGIGYAQNAGFGTVIARGAAAAEELPAGLVYLGFSLGVLPAQKLAQTRPGAKGALLLEACLPVSEFGDSWPQDVPVQVHGMDADPFFAGEGDVDAARVLVETAADAELFRYPGHGHLFTDSSLPSHDEHAATQATHRVLGFLDRIK, translated from the coding sequence ATGGCTGAGGTGCTGGTTTTCCACCACGGGCACGGGCTGACCGCCGGCGTCCGCGAGTTCGCAGAGCAGCTGCGACGGGCCGGACACACCGTCCATGTCCCGGACCTGTTCGAGGGGCGGGTGTTCGACAAGCTCGAGGACGGCATCGGCTACGCCCAGAACGCCGGGTTCGGCACGGTCATCGCGCGCGGAGCCGCCGCCGCCGAGGAGCTGCCTGCGGGGCTCGTCTACCTCGGGTTCTCGCTCGGCGTCCTGCCGGCGCAGAAGCTGGCCCAGACCCGCCCCGGCGCAAAGGGTGCGCTGTTGCTCGAGGCATGCCTACCGGTCTCGGAGTTCGGCGATTCCTGGCCCCAGGACGTCCCCGTCCAGGTCCACGGCATGGATGCAGATCCGTTCTTCGCCGGGGAGGGCGATGTGGACGCGGCCCGCGTGCTCGTCGAGACGGCGGCGGATGCCGAGTTGTTCCGCTATCCCGGCCACGGGCACCTGTTCACCGACAGCAGCCTGCCCTCGCACGACGAGCACGCTGCAACGCAGGCCACCCATCGGGTGCTCGGCTTCCTCGACCGCATCAAATAG
- a CDS encoding DUF2637 domain-containing protein produces MRMTDISLDWLVPGALLLIGVPVTAALVVRGRRAAARSAGDDSWERSEERRRRKETVFASASYLLLFCCAAVAAALSFHGLVGFGVQNLNLSGGWEYLVPFGLDGAAMFCSVLAVREASHGDAALGSRMLVWTFAGAAAWFNWVHAPRGLDHAGAPQFFAGMSLSAAVLFDRALKQTRRAALREQGLVPRPLPQIRIVRWLRAPRETFAAWSLMLLEGVRTLDEAVEEVREDRRQSEQNRLRRREQGKLDRARIKAINRQHRSWGRGGRQLAVTQGASATAEVAGADPAIAGEPELPLAGEPSAQSRPALKAVSGAEAGGAEDAAGPRRTVDLTAEDDTQTIPRLDSLEEKLAEIERQFG; encoded by the coding sequence ATGAGAATGACCGACATATCGCTGGATTGGCTGGTTCCCGGAGCTCTGTTGCTGATCGGTGTGCCGGTGACCGCGGCGCTGGTGGTGCGGGGGCGGCGGGCGGCTGCGCGGTCTGCCGGGGACGACTCATGGGAGCGCAGCGAGGAGCGTCGGCGCCGCAAGGAGACCGTCTTCGCCTCGGCCTCCTATCTGCTGCTGTTCTGCTGTGCGGCGGTCGCCGCCGCACTGTCCTTCCACGGGCTGGTCGGCTTCGGCGTGCAGAACCTCAACCTCTCCGGGGGCTGGGAGTATCTGGTGCCGTTCGGGCTCGACGGCGCGGCGATGTTCTGCTCCGTGCTCGCCGTGCGGGAGGCCAGCCACGGCGACGCGGCGCTCGGCTCCCGGATGCTGGTGTGGACCTTCGCGGGCGCCGCCGCCTGGTTCAACTGGGTGCATGCGCCGCGCGGCCTGGACCATGCCGGTGCGCCGCAGTTCTTCGCCGGGATGTCGCTGTCGGCGGCGGTCCTCTTCGACCGGGCGCTGAAGCAGACCCGCCGGGCGGCGCTGCGCGAGCAGGGTCTGGTGCCGCGTCCGCTGCCGCAGATCCGGATCGTCCGCTGGCTGCGCGCGCCCCGGGAGACCTTTGCCGCCTGGTCGCTGATGCTGCTGGAGGGCGTACGCACGCTGGACGAGGCCGTCGAGGAGGTGCGCGAGGACCGGCGGCAGAGCGAGCAGAATCGTCTGCGCAGGCGTGAGCAGGGCAAGCTCGACCGGGCGAGGATCAAGGCCATCAACCGGCAGCACCGCAGCTGGGGCCGTGGCGGCCGGCAACTGGCGGTGACACAGGGGGCTTCGGCCACCGCGGAGGTGGCCGGCGCGGACCCGGCCATAGCCGGGGAGCCGGAGCTGCCGCTCGCCGGGGAGCCGTCGGCGCAGTCCCGTCCGGCGCTGAAGGCCGTGTCCGGCGCCGAGGCCGGGGGCGCCGAGGACGCTGCCGGTCCCCGGCGGACCGTCGATCTCACCGCCGAGGACGATACCCAGACGATTCCGCGTCTGGACTCCCTGGAGGAGAAGCTCGCCGAGATCGAACGGCAATTCGGCTGA
- a CDS encoding DinB family protein — protein MHEVAALLREYDRARAYTDELWKDLSPDEVTWRPSENSSAIGWHLGHQAHVAHFMIRNLTAAEPSPDPELDLLMDSAQPEKFRGALPTVERLTAFRDTVAERVHARMNDIAAGRVAAAAQLTVVATHLLVVLINHEYQHDQWIGEVRGSDLGHALPADPDTGQVSRLDGYLVLNPLA, from the coding sequence ATGCACGAGGTAGCAGCACTGCTGCGCGAGTACGACCGCGCCCGCGCCTACACCGACGAACTGTGGAAGGACCTCAGCCCGGACGAGGTGACCTGGCGGCCCAGCGAGAACTCCAGCGCCATCGGCTGGCACCTCGGCCACCAGGCCCACGTCGCCCACTTCATGATCCGCAACCTCACCGCGGCCGAACCCAGCCCCGACCCGGAACTGGACCTGCTCATGGACTCCGCGCAGCCCGAGAAGTTCCGCGGCGCGCTGCCCACCGTCGAACGGCTCACCGCGTTCCGCGACACCGTCGCCGAACGCGTACACGCCCGGATGAACGACATCGCCGCCGGTCGCGTTGCCGCCGCGGCCCAACTCACCGTCGTCGCCACCCACCTCCTGGTCGTCCTGATCAACCACGAGTACCAACACGACCAGTGGATCGGCGAAGTCCGCGGCAGCGACCTCGGCCACGCCCTCCCCGCTGACCCGGACACCGGCCAGGTCTCCCGCCTGGACGGATACCTCGTCCTCAACCCCCTCGCGTGA
- a CDS encoding pyruvate dehydrogenase gives MAKQTVAEQFVDILVRAGVQRLYGVVGDSLNPVVDAIRRNSAIDWIQVRHEEVAAFAAGAEAQLTGSLAACAGSCGPGNLHLINGLYDAHRSMAPVLALASHIPSSEIGTTFFQETHPDRLFTECSHYSELISSTKQMPRVLQTAIQHAIGQRGVSVVSLPGDIAAEQAPERAIEHALVTSRPSVRPGDAEIDTFARMIDEARKVTLFCGSGTAGAHAEVMQFAERVKSPVGHALRGKEWIQYDNPYDVGMSGLLGYGAAYEATHECDLLILLGTDFPYNAFLPDEDDVKIVQVDVRPEHLGRRSKLDLAVWGDVRETLRCLTPKVRPKTDRTFLDRMLKKHADALEGVVKAYTRKVEKHTPIHPEYVASILDEEAADDAVFTVDTGMCNVWAARYLSPNGRRRVIGSFSHGSMANALPQAIGAQFINRDRQVVSMSGDGGFSMLMGDFLTLVQYDLPVKVVLFNNSALGMVELEMLVSGLPSYGTTNHNPDFAAIARAAGAHGIRVEKPKQVRGALREAFRHKGPALVDIVTDPNALSIPPKISAEMVSGFALSAGKIVLDGGVGRMLQMARSNLRNIPRM, from the coding sequence ATGGCGAAGCAGACCGTGGCCGAGCAGTTCGTGGACATCCTTGTGCGGGCGGGGGTGCAGCGGCTCTACGGCGTCGTCGGCGACAGTCTGAACCCGGTGGTGGACGCCATCCGCCGCAACTCCGCGATCGACTGGATCCAGGTCCGCCACGAGGAGGTCGCGGCCTTCGCCGCCGGGGCGGAAGCGCAGCTCACCGGCTCGCTCGCGGCTTGTGCCGGGTCCTGCGGCCCCGGCAATCTGCACCTCATCAACGGCCTCTACGACGCCCACCGCTCCATGGCCCCGGTCCTCGCGCTGGCCTCCCACATCCCCTCCAGCGAGATCGGCACCACCTTCTTCCAGGAGACCCACCCCGACCGGCTGTTCACCGAGTGCAGCCACTACAGCGAACTGATCTCCAGCACGAAGCAGATGCCCCGGGTGCTGCAGACCGCGATCCAGCACGCCATCGGGCAGCGCGGCGTCTCGGTGGTCTCCCTCCCCGGCGACATCGCCGCCGAGCAGGCCCCCGAGCGGGCCATCGAACATGCGCTGGTCACCTCCCGCCCGTCCGTGCGCCCCGGGGACGCCGAGATCGACACGTTCGCCCGGATGATCGACGAGGCCCGGAAGGTCACGCTGTTCTGCGGCAGCGGCACCGCGGGCGCCCACGCCGAGGTCATGCAGTTCGCCGAGCGGGTGAAGTCCCCGGTCGGCCATGCGCTGCGCGGCAAGGAGTGGATCCAGTACGACAACCCCTACGACGTGGGCATGAGCGGGCTGCTGGGCTACGGCGCGGCCTATGAGGCCACCCATGAGTGCGATCTGCTGATCCTGCTCGGCACGGACTTCCCGTACAACGCGTTCCTGCCCGACGAGGACGACGTCAAGATCGTCCAGGTCGACGTCCGGCCCGAACACCTGGGCCGCCGCTCCAAGCTCGACCTGGCGGTCTGGGGTGATGTCCGCGAGACGCTGCGCTGCCTGACCCCGAAGGTCCGGCCCAAGACGGACCGCACGTTCCTGGACCGGATGCTGAAGAAGCACGCCGACGCGCTGGAGGGCGTGGTCAAGGCCTACACCCGCAAGGTCGAGAAACACACCCCGATCCACCCGGAGTACGTCGCCTCCATCCTGGACGAGGAGGCCGCCGACGACGCGGTCTTCACCGTTGACACCGGGATGTGCAATGTCTGGGCCGCCCGCTATCTCAGCCCCAACGGCCGCCGCCGGGTGATCGGTTCGTTCAGCCACGGCTCGATGGCCAACGCGCTGCCGCAGGCGATCGGCGCCCAGTTCATCAACCGCGACCGGCAGGTCGTCTCCATGTCGGGCGACGGCGGGTTCTCCATGCTGATGGGCGACTTCCTCACCCTGGTCCAGTACGACCTGCCGGTGAAGGTCGTGCTGTTCAACAACTCCGCGCTGGGCATGGTGGAACTGGAGATGCTGGTCTCCGGCCTGCCGTCGTACGGCACCACCAACCACAACCCGGACTTCGCGGCCATCGCCCGCGCGGCCGGGGCCCACGGCATCCGGGTGGAGAAGCCCAAACAGGTACGCGGCGCACTGCGCGAGGCCTTCCGGCACAAGGGCCCGGCACTGGTCGACATCGTCACCGACCCCAACGCCCTGTCGATCCCGCCGAAGATCAGCGCGGAGATGGTCTCCGGCTTCGCGCTGTCGGCCGGCAAGATCGTGCTGGACGGCGGGGTCGGCCGGATGCTGCAGATGGCCCGCTCCAACCTGCGCAACATCCCCCGCATGTAG
- a CDS encoding alpha-mannosidase, with protein MHDDRLLVEGRLERALRQFIRPAQYAARVPLPLSVWHAPGEPVPVGEALAAAYEPFTAGETWGPPWSTSWFRLAGRVPQEWAGRRVEAVIDPGFSGDGPGFQAEGMVHDADGVPLKGIHPYNRHVPVGNPVSGGEEVRLLLEAAANPAVLRDFSPTDLGDVRTAPRAPLYRFAGADLAVLDETVWQLILDIEVLSELMHELPVDRPRRHEILRALEDMLDALDLHDVGGTAAAGRAALAEVLGRPAAASAHRVSAVGHAHIDSAWLWPLRETVRKASRTFANVTQLAEDYPELVFACSQAQQYAWVKEHQPHLWERIKEAVREGNWAPVGSMWVESDANMPGGEALARQLVHGKRFFLQELGVETEEIWLPDSFGYTAAFPQLARLAGVKWFLTQKLSWNQTDRMPHHTFWWEGIDGTRVFTHFPPVDTYNSGLHAAELAHAERNFADKGRATRSLVPFGWGDGGGGPTREMLERARRLRSLEGSPRVEVEPPERFFEAAHEEYGAAAPVWSGELYLQFHRGTYTSQAKTKQGNRRSEHLLREAELWAATAAVRAGEGGAGADGEAARSDGDAAYRYPYEALDRLWKTVLLHQFHDILPGSSIAWVHREARDTYAVVEAELTGIIEAAIGALGGAGAGSAGPPTVFNASPYDRHEIVELPATAPDAGGQSAVAVHVPALGSAVVRPPAPDSLTQPSPHSPTQPSRHSPTPPPTPVRTETGPDGGLTLDNGLLRVRLDTDGLLVSVFDLHAGREVLAPGARGNLLQLHPDHPNQYDAWDLDRHYRNRHTDLTDAESVELAAAGPLSATARVTRAFGASRIGQELTLRAGSHRLDIRTDIDWHESEKVLKAAFPLDVHAERSTAEVQFGHVHRPTHTNTSWDAARFEICAHRWLRVAEPGYGVALLNDSTYGHDVTRSPHAEGLGTTVRLTLLRAPHSPDPETDQGTHRFTYALLPGAGTGEAVAEGLALNLPLRTAATPPVAPLIRVDHPALTVESVKLAEDRSGDVVVRLYESQGGRASGTLSPGFAVERATVTDLLERPLHREEEGPTADLTVELRPFQILTLRLRPQHPPAG; from the coding sequence GTGCACGACGACCGACTGCTGGTGGAGGGGCGCCTGGAGCGGGCGCTGAGGCAGTTCATCCGGCCCGCGCAGTACGCGGCGCGGGTGCCGTTGCCGCTCTCGGTCTGGCATGCGCCGGGCGAGCCCGTTCCCGTGGGGGAGGCGCTGGCGGCGGCGTACGAACCGTTCACCGCCGGTGAGACGTGGGGACCGCCGTGGTCCACCAGCTGGTTCCGGCTGGCGGGCCGGGTGCCGCAGGAGTGGGCGGGGCGGCGGGTGGAGGCCGTGATCGATCCCGGCTTCAGCGGCGACGGGCCCGGTTTCCAGGCCGAGGGGATGGTCCACGACGCCGACGGTGTACCGCTCAAGGGCATCCATCCGTACAACCGGCACGTTCCCGTCGGCAACCCGGTCAGCGGCGGTGAGGAGGTGCGGCTGCTGCTGGAGGCCGCGGCGAACCCGGCGGTGCTGCGGGACTTCTCCCCCACCGACCTCGGCGATGTCCGCACCGCGCCCCGTGCGCCCCTGTACCGCTTCGCCGGGGCGGATCTCGCGGTGCTCGACGAAACCGTCTGGCAGCTGATCCTCGACATCGAGGTGCTGTCCGAGCTGATGCACGAGCTGCCCGTCGACCGTCCGCGCCGGCACGAGATCCTGCGGGCCCTGGAGGACATGCTGGACGCGCTGGATCTGCACGACGTCGGCGGCACGGCGGCCGCGGGCCGGGCCGCGCTGGCGGAGGTGCTCGGCCGCCCGGCCGCGGCCAGCGCCCACCGCGTCTCGGCCGTCGGCCACGCCCACATCGACTCCGCCTGGCTGTGGCCGCTGCGCGAGACGGTGCGCAAGGCCTCCCGCACCTTCGCCAACGTCACCCAGCTCGCCGAGGACTACCCGGAGCTGGTGTTCGCCTGCTCCCAGGCGCAGCAGTACGCCTGGGTCAAGGAGCACCAGCCGCACCTGTGGGAGCGCATCAAGGAGGCCGTACGGGAGGGCAACTGGGCGCCGGTCGGCTCGATGTGGGTGGAGTCCGACGCCAATATGCCCGGCGGTGAGGCGCTGGCCCGGCAGCTCGTGCACGGCAAGCGGTTCTTCCTCCAGGAGCTGGGGGTGGAGACCGAGGAGATCTGGCTGCCGGACTCGTTCGGCTACACCGCCGCCTTCCCGCAGCTGGCGCGGCTGGCCGGGGTGAAGTGGTTCCTGACGCAGAAGCTGTCGTGGAACCAGACCGACCGGATGCCGCACCACACCTTCTGGTGGGAGGGCATCGACGGCACCCGCGTCTTCACCCACTTCCCGCCGGTCGACACCTACAACTCCGGTCTGCACGCTGCCGAACTCGCCCACGCGGAGCGGAACTTCGCCGACAAGGGCCGCGCCACCCGCTCCCTGGTGCCGTTCGGCTGGGGCGACGGGGGCGGCGGGCCGACCCGCGAGATGCTGGAGCGGGCCCGGCGGCTGCGCTCGCTGGAGGGCTCACCGCGGGTGGAGGTCGAGCCGCCGGAGCGCTTCTTCGAGGCCGCGCACGAGGAGTACGGGGCGGCGGCGCCGGTCTGGTCGGGTGAGCTGTACCTCCAGTTCCACCGCGGCACGTACACCTCGCAGGCGAAGACCAAACAGGGCAACCGGCGCAGTGAACATCTGCTGCGCGAGGCGGAGTTGTGGGCCGCGACGGCCGCCGTGCGGGCGGGCGAGGGTGGCGCAGGGGCGGACGGGGAAGCGGCGCGGTCGGATGGGGACGCCGCGTACCGCTACCCGTACGAGGCGCTCGACCGGCTGTGGAAGACCGTCCTGCTGCACCAGTTCCATGACATCCTGCCGGGCTCGTCCATCGCCTGGGTGCATCGCGAGGCCCGTGACACCTATGCGGTGGTCGAGGCCGAACTCACCGGGATCATCGAGGCGGCCATCGGCGCGCTGGGCGGGGCGGGAGCGGGGAGCGCCGGTCCGCCGACGGTGTTCAACGCCTCGCCCTACGACCGGCACGAGATCGTCGAACTGCCCGCGACCGCCCCGGACGCGGGCGGGCAGTCCGCCGTCGCGGTCCATGTCCCCGCGCTGGGCTCGGCCGTCGTCCGCCCGCCCGCTCCGGACTCGCTCACCCAGCCCAGCCCCCACTCCCCCACCCAACCCAGCCGCCACTCCCCCACCCCGCCCCCAACGCCCGTCCGTACCGAGACCGGCCCCGACGGCGGTCTGACCCTCGACAACGGGCTGCTGCGGGTGCGGCTCGACACCGACGGGCTGCTGGTGTCCGTGTTCGATCTGCACGCCGGGCGCGAGGTCCTGGCGCCGGGCGCCCGCGGCAATCTGCTCCAGCTGCACCCCGACCACCCCAACCAGTACGACGCCTGGGACCTCGACCGGCACTACCGCAACCGGCACACCGATCTGACCGACGCCGAGTCCGTCGAGCTCGCCGCGGCCGGGCCACTGTCCGCGACGGCACGGGTGACCAGGGCGTTCGGCGCGTCCCGGATCGGGCAGGAGCTGACCCTGCGGGCCGGCTCGCACCGCCTGGACATCCGCACCGACATCGACTGGCACGAGTCGGAGAAGGTCCTCAAGGCCGCCTTCCCGCTGGACGTGCACGCCGAACGGTCCACCGCCGAGGTGCAGTTCGGCCACGTACACCGCCCCACCCACACCAACACCAGCTGGGACGCGGCCCGTTTCGAGATCTGCGCGCACCGCTGGCTGCGGGTCGCCGAGCCCGGCTACGGCGTGGCGCTGCTCAACGACTCGACGTACGGCCATGACGTCACCCGCTCCCCGCACGCCGAGGGCCTGGGCACGACGGTGCGGCTGACCCTGCTGCGCGCCCCGCACAGCCCCGACCCCGAGACCGACCAGGGCACCCACCGCTTCACCTATGCGCTGCTGCCGGGCGCCGGGACCGGCGAGGCCGTCGCCGAGGGCCTGGCCCTCAACCTCCCCCTGCGCACCGCCGCCACCCCGCCCGTCGCGCCGCTGATCCGCGTCGACCACCCGGCCCTGACCGTGGAGTCGGTCAAGCTCGCCGAGGACCGCAGCGGCGATGTGGTGGTGCGGCTGTACGAATCCCAGGGCGGGCGCGCGAGCGGCACTCTCTCCCCCGGCTTCGCCGTCGAACGGGCCACCGTCACCGACCTGTTGGAGCGTCCGCTGCACCGGGAGGAGGAGGGGCCGACCGCCGATCTGACGGTCGAGCTGCGGCCGTTCCAGATCCTGACGCTGCGGCTGCGCCCCCAGCACCCACCGGCCGGCTGA
- a CDS encoding pyridoxamine 5'-phosphate oxidase family protein, with amino-acid sequence MTAVDPRPSGPRSPEQRKREALERLARDNDVWAATADATGEPCLVPLAFWWDGEAVWLSTRDTNPTGRNLRASGRVRLSFGHTRDVVLVHGTARMLTREELPAEVGDAFAAKDGWDPRKDHPSYVFFQVTPQVLQAWGTVPEMAGRTLMRDGKWLV; translated from the coding sequence ATGACGGCAGTTGACCCGCGCCCAAGCGGCCCCCGCAGCCCGGAACAGCGCAAGCGCGAGGCGCTTGAACGGCTCGCGCGGGACAACGATGTATGGGCCGCCACGGCCGACGCCACCGGTGAGCCGTGCCTCGTTCCGCTGGCCTTCTGGTGGGATGGCGAGGCAGTGTGGCTGTCCACCCGCGACACCAACCCGACCGGGCGCAACCTGCGTGCCTCGGGACGGGTCCGGCTCAGCTTCGGCCATACCCGGGACGTGGTCCTGGTCCACGGCACCGCACGCATGCTGACCCGCGAGGAGCTTCCGGCCGAGGTGGGCGACGCCTTCGCCGCCAAGGACGGCTGGGACCCTCGCAAGGACCACCCCTCGTACGTCTTCTTCCAGGTCACCCCGCAGGTGCTGCAGGCGTGGGGCACGGTTCCCGAGATGGCCGGACGGACTCTGATGCGCGACGGGAAGTGGCTGGTCTGA
- a CDS encoding protein phosphatase 2C domain-containing protein, with product MKQQGTGRGHEDDWWRRLYGDGGSGGGGGGAVGDTGASDAPDTLDDRVASALRAVAAPGRADRAPRRRSGRAEPPPAQPPRRMDTVPPQEPPRWAEPATGDTPGRAEPATGDTPERPDPAAGEPPGRSASPPPPASPTPSAPIPLQATGPGSRPAAPRRPAPAPRRHEPVTPEPGGSAPNGDEPKGYAPGGYEPGGADTAGYRPTGDAPTGVASTGDALTGPEPTRYSPEPGTLPAADPAALDELVPDTALDGARYGSLTLRAASRRGDLARHRGDVRRDALLTVRFGSGRHALLLVAVATGPPAGEGAPRAARDACAWIGGAVGRICTRLAEDIRTDQRDALKSGLQRLTDRSYGQLRARAEERGLPPERYPAALRCLLLPADPECRTRVFFGVGTGGLFRLRDGAWQDLEPAALDHLPRHAPADPGDMPLLAAGRRPDGTRARTEPFLFRTAFARPGDMLLLCSAGFAEPLQQEPAFAARLAAEWSAPGPPGLADFLTAAQLRVEGYPKDRTAVGVWES from the coding sequence ATGAAGCAGCAGGGGACCGGGCGCGGCCACGAGGACGACTGGTGGCGGCGGTTGTACGGCGACGGCGGCAGCGGTGGCGGGGGCGGGGGCGCGGTGGGCGACACCGGGGCGTCCGACGCCCCGGACACCCTCGACGACCGGGTCGCGTCGGCGTTACGGGCGGTGGCGGCGCCGGGACGGGCGGACCGGGCGCCCCGCCGGCGGTCCGGGAGGGCGGAGCCGCCCCCGGCGCAACCACCCCGGAGGATGGATACCGTGCCTCCCCAGGAGCCGCCACGGTGGGCCGAGCCGGCCACTGGGGACACGCCGGGCCGGGCGGAGCCGGCCACCGGGGACACGCCGGAGCGGCCGGATCCGGCCGCCGGGGAGCCACCCGGCCGGTCCGCGTCACCACCCCCGCCCGCCTCGCCCACCCCGTCGGCCCCGATCCCGCTCCAGGCCACCGGACCCGGCTCGCGCCCGGCAGCCCCCCGCCGGCCCGCCCCGGCCCCGCGCAGGCACGAGCCGGTGACGCCCGAGCCCGGCGGAAGCGCACCGAACGGTGACGAGCCGAAGGGTTACGCACCCGGCGGCTACGAGCCGGGGGGCGCTGACACCGCCGGCTACCGGCCGACCGGAGACGCCCCCACCGGAGTCGCCTCGACCGGAGACGCCCTCACCGGCCCCGAGCCGACCCGGTACAGCCCCGAGCCCGGCACCCTCCCCGCCGCCGACCCCGCCGCCCTCGACGAGCTGGTACCCGACACCGCGCTGGACGGCGCCCGTTACGGCTCCCTGACCCTGCGCGCCGCCTCCCGCCGCGGCGATCTGGCCCGCCACCGCGGTGACGTCCGCCGCGACGCGCTGCTCACCGTCCGCTTCGGGTCCGGCCGGCACGCGCTGCTCCTGGTCGCCGTCGCCACCGGTCCGCCGGCCGGCGAAGGCGCCCCGCGTGCGGCCCGCGACGCCTGCGCCTGGATCGGCGGCGCGGTCGGCCGCATCTGCACCCGACTGGCCGAGGACATCCGGACCGACCAGCGCGACGCCCTCAAATCCGGCCTGCAGCGGCTCACCGACCGCAGTTACGGCCAGCTGCGCGCCCGGGCGGAGGAGCGGGGCCTGCCGCCGGAGCGGTACCCGGCCGCGCTGCGCTGTCTGCTGCTGCCCGCCGACCCGGAGTGCCGCACCCGGGTGTTCTTCGGGGTCGGCACAGGCGGCCTCTTCCGGCTGCGGGACGGCGCCTGGCAGGACCTGGAGCCCGCCGCGCTGGACCACCTGCCGCGGCACGCCCCGGCGGACCCGGGCGACATGCCCCTACTCGCCGCCGGCCGGCGTCCGGACGGGACCCGGGCGCGGACCGAACCGTTCCTCTTCCGGACCGCCTTCGCCCGTCCGGGGGACATGCTGCTGCTGTGCAGCGCCGGATTCGCGGAACCGCTCCAGCAGGAGCCCGCGTTCGCCGCCCGGCTGGCCGCCGAGTGGTCCGCCCCCGGGCCGCCGGGACTCGCGGACTTCCTCACCGCCGCCCAACTGCGCGTCGAGGGCTATCCGAAGGACCGTACGGCCGTCGGGGTGTGGGAGTCGTAG
- a CDS encoding DUF456 domain-containing protein — MNVWQLVAVGLVMLLGLLGVLVPGIPGPLIVWAGAMWWALSEKSGLAWTVLMGATAVLLLNQVVKWLLPPRTPRAAGAPYRTLFLAGVAGIVGFFVVPVLGCPLGAVGGLYLLERVRLGGHGEAWASTRTALRATGLSVLVELFACLLVAGAWAGAVAAG, encoded by the coding sequence ATGAATGTGTGGCAGCTGGTGGCGGTCGGCCTGGTCATGCTGCTCGGGCTGCTCGGGGTGCTGGTGCCCGGCATCCCCGGGCCGCTGATCGTCTGGGCGGGCGCGATGTGGTGGGCGCTGTCCGAGAAGTCCGGCCTGGCCTGGACGGTGCTCATGGGCGCCACCGCCGTCCTGCTCCTCAACCAGGTGGTGAAGTGGCTGCTGCCGCCCCGCACTCCGCGGGCCGCGGGCGCGCCGTACCGGACCCTGTTCCTGGCGGGGGTGGCCGGCATCGTGGGGTTCTTCGTGGTCCCGGTCCTGGGGTGCCCGCTGGGCGCCGTCGGCGGTCTCTACCTGCTGGAACGGGTCCGGCTCGGCGGCCACGGCGAGGCCTGGGCCTCGACCCGTACGGCGCTGCGCGCCACCGGCCTGAGCGTGCTGGTCGAACTGTTCGCCTGCCTGCTGGTCGCCGGCGCCTGGGCCGGGGCGGTGGCGGCGGGCTGA